One window of Pseudomonas urmiensis genomic DNA carries:
- a CDS encoding putative bifunctional diguanylate cyclase/phosphodiesterase: MIRRTSSSAGLLPILILVLCAATLAFLWGLHFTQKHAARQGALSAKAAEHLNLASIVAESLRQLVDRAQAVGRGTQDDMKALRQGSFSLARILAEDPVFKRMSLYDRHGQLVSASHGDEVQRLPDEWLEQLKNHVSRYGFKPFLPRIAASDNPSALPDWRLPFLLPLTDLPGREIDTILVVQLDIGYLAVLFQHIDLGRSGLMRLLQDDGQERLRIDTSGVVVAGDTLMPDLPDTGDDAGVLTQYAAEGPYQSLYRRVADRGFSIVVSQRYEEILTPSALTYEGQFWLNLCMTLMILASLAWSLRLLGKRQEAFSALEQAQQVNHELIERLEDEHRRSSHAAATDHLSGLHNRRQFVEVATQTLSRQRGKRRLMAILFIDMDRFKSINDSLGHRIGDLLLQAVAGRIQRLLEPGDEASRFGGDEFVVLLAGERSEEQINTWVRTLVQKLSATYALDGQEVNTSPSVGVSICPRDGQDIDALIRCADAAMYSAKQAGRAQYRFFDPSLNLSDIQAFTLEQAFGSALAERQFVLHYQPQIRLDTLQVLGYEALVRWDHPEFGLLYPDRFIGVAERSGFIVELGWEVLRLACEELVRWRQRDLDSRLAVNVSALQLRQGDFSERLLAELKRLQIAPHRLELEITETTVLDPEGAAVDHLHRLRAAGIGISLDDFGRGYAGFAHLHSLPLSKLKIDRALIAPLCNSHDDSPIVSSTIILAKRLGLEVVAEGVETREQVVCLKLAGCDIAQGYHFSRPLSVAQLQDYPPFRSLEVKACV; this comes from the coding sequence GTGATCCGCCGAACATCATCCTCCGCAGGCCTTCTGCCGATTCTGATCCTGGTGCTGTGCGCCGCGACCCTGGCATTTCTCTGGGGCCTGCACTTCACCCAGAAACACGCCGCCCGCCAGGGCGCTTTGTCAGCCAAAGCGGCCGAGCACCTGAACCTTGCCAGTATCGTCGCCGAGAGCCTGCGCCAATTGGTCGATCGCGCCCAGGCAGTTGGCCGCGGTACCCAGGACGATATGAAAGCGCTGCGCCAAGGCAGCTTCAGCCTGGCGCGGATTCTGGCTGAAGACCCCGTATTCAAGCGCATGAGCCTATATGACCGGCACGGACAGCTGGTCTCGGCCAGCCATGGCGACGAAGTCCAGCGCCTGCCTGATGAGTGGCTGGAGCAGCTGAAAAACCACGTCTCGCGCTACGGCTTCAAGCCGTTCCTGCCGCGCATCGCGGCGAGTGACAATCCCTCCGCCCTGCCCGACTGGCGCCTGCCATTCCTGCTGCCCCTGACTGATCTGCCGGGGCGCGAGATCGACACTATCCTGGTGGTGCAACTGGACATCGGCTACCTGGCGGTGTTGTTTCAACACATCGACCTGGGCCGCAGCGGGCTGATGCGGCTGCTGCAGGATGATGGCCAGGAGCGCTTGCGGATCGACACCAGCGGCGTAGTGGTGGCCGGCGACACATTGATGCCCGACCTGCCAGACACCGGTGATGACGCCGGGGTGCTGACCCAATATGCCGCCGAAGGGCCCTACCAGAGCCTGTATCGGCGCGTGGCTGATCGCGGTTTCAGCATCGTGGTCAGCCAGCGCTATGAAGAAATCCTCACCCCGTCGGCACTGACCTACGAAGGCCAATTCTGGCTGAACCTGTGCATGACCCTGATGATCCTCGCCAGCCTCGCCTGGAGCCTGCGCCTGCTGGGCAAGCGCCAGGAAGCCTTCAGTGCGCTGGAGCAGGCCCAGCAGGTCAACCATGAGCTGATCGAGCGCCTGGAAGACGAGCACCGGCGCAGCAGCCATGCGGCAGCTACCGATCACCTCAGCGGCCTGCACAATCGCCGCCAGTTCGTCGAAGTAGCTACCCAGACCCTCAGCCGGCAACGTGGCAAACGCCGCCTGATGGCAATCCTGTTCATCGACATGGATCGCTTCAAATCGATCAACGACTCGCTTGGCCACCGCATTGGCGACCTGCTGTTGCAAGCGGTCGCCGGGCGCATCCAGCGCCTGCTTGAACCCGGCGACGAAGCCTCGCGCTTTGGCGGTGACGAGTTCGTGGTGCTGCTGGCCGGGGAACGCAGTGAAGAACAGATCAACACCTGGGTGCGCACATTGGTGCAAAAGCTCTCTGCCACCTATGCCCTGGATGGCCAGGAGGTCAACACCAGCCCCAGCGTCGGCGTCAGTATCTGCCCGCGCGATGGCCAGGACATCGACGCACTGATCCGCTGCGCGGACGCGGCCATGTATTCGGCCAAGCAAGCCGGACGTGCCCAATACCGCTTCTTCGATCCCTCGTTGAACCTGAGCGACATCCAGGCCTTCACCCTCGAACAGGCCTTTGGCAGCGCATTGGCCGAGCGCCAGTTCGTCTTGCATTATCAGCCGCAGATTCGCCTGGATACCCTGCAAGTGCTGGGTTACGAGGCTCTGGTGCGCTGGGACCACCCCGAGTTCGGCCTGCTTTACCCCGACCGGTTCATTGGGGTTGCCGAGCGCAGCGGCTTTATCGTCGAGCTGGGCTGGGAAGTGCTGCGCCTGGCCTGCGAGGAACTGGTGCGCTGGCGCCAACGCGACCTCGATTCGCGCCTGGCGGTGAATGTCTCAGCGCTACAACTGCGCCAGGGCGATTTCAGCGAGCGCCTGCTCGCCGAGCTCAAGCGCCTGCAAATTGCCCCGCACCGGCTGGAGCTGGAGATCACCGAAACCACCGTGCTCGACCCCGAAGGCGCCGCCGTCGACCACCTGCACCGCTTGCGCGCGGCAGGTATCGGCATCAGCCTGGACGATTTCGGCCGCGGCTACGCAGGTTTTGCCCATCTGCACTCTCTGCCGCTGAGCAAGCTGAAAATCGACCGTGCGTTGATCGCGCCACTGTGCAACAGCCACGACGACAGCCCGATCGTTTCTTCGACCATCATCCTGGCCAAGCGCCTGGGCCTGGAAGTGGTTGCTGAAGGCGTCGAAACCCGCGAGCAGGTGGTGTGCCTGAAGCTTGCCGGTTGCGACATTGCCCAGGGTTATCACTTCAGCCGGCCGTTGTCGGTCGCTCAACTGCAAGACTATCCACCGTTCAGAAGCCTCGAGGTCAAAGCATGCGTGTAG
- a CDS encoding DUF6021 family protein, whose amino-acid sequence MSKPEQQPTEQPGKGPHSSEHSTQKDDLGFDPDSPDVDDPQVDPQGPAKPPRDFEKKQ is encoded by the coding sequence ATGTCCAAGCCAGAGCAACAGCCTACTGAACAGCCAGGGAAGGGGCCTCATTCTTCCGAGCATTCCACTCAAAAGGATGATCTGGGGTTTGATCCGGACTCGCCAGATGTCGATGATCCGCAAGTTGATCCCCAGGGGCCGGCCAAGCCGCCGCGGGATTTTGAGAAGAAGCAATGA
- the xth gene encoding exodeoxyribonuclease III: MKALKIATFNINGIRSRLPGLLAWLEREQPDIACLQELKAADKDFPRQALEAAGYGCVYQGQPAWNGVAILARDSEPLEVRRGLPGMQDDSQSRYLEAAVHGVLVACLYLPNGNPQPGPKFDYKLAWFEHLITHAQGLCASEHPTVLAGDFNVVPTDQDIYNPRSWLKDALLQPESRACYQRLLGQGWIDAVRHLHPDERVYTFWDYFRNHWARNAGLRIDHLLLNRALAPYLKAAGVDAWVRNEPKASDHAPTWIELGSRKRR; encoded by the coding sequence ATGAAAGCGCTGAAAATTGCCACCTTCAACATCAATGGCATCCGCAGTCGCTTGCCTGGGTTACTGGCCTGGCTTGAACGGGAACAACCGGATATCGCCTGCCTGCAAGAGCTTAAGGCCGCAGACAAGGACTTTCCCCGTCAGGCCTTGGAAGCGGCCGGCTATGGCTGTGTGTACCAGGGCCAGCCAGCGTGGAACGGGGTGGCGATATTGGCCCGCGACAGTGAGCCTTTGGAGGTGCGCCGTGGTTTGCCAGGCATGCAAGACGACAGCCAGAGCCGCTACCTGGAGGCCGCGGTCCATGGCGTACTGGTCGCCTGTCTGTACTTGCCCAACGGCAATCCGCAACCGGGGCCGAAGTTCGATTACAAGCTCGCCTGGTTCGAACACCTGATCACGCATGCCCAGGGGTTATGCGCCAGCGAACACCCGACGGTGCTGGCCGGTGACTTCAACGTGGTGCCGACCGATCAAGACATCTACAACCCGCGCTCCTGGCTCAAGGACGCCTTGCTCCAACCCGAATCGCGCGCCTGCTACCAGCGCCTGCTTGGGCAAGGCTGGATCGATGCAGTGCGCCACCTGCACCCGGATGAGCGGGTGTATACCTTCTGGGATTACTTTCGTAATCACTGGGCGCGCAATGCCGGGCTGCGAATCGACCACTTGCTGCTCAATCGCGCGCTAGCCCCCTATCTGAAGGCGGCAGGGGTCGACGCCTGGGTGCGTAACGAGCCCAAAGCCAGCGACCACGCGCCGACCTGGATCGAGCTGGGCTCGCGCAAACGGCGCTGA
- a CDS encoding phosphate/phosphite/phosphonate ABC transporter substrate-binding protein has product MRVAKALAALSLALSLIGHAQADCSPRALRLAVIPIKSAQDMQREHQPLIDRLSQATGVPVELVIASSYESVVDAIVSGGADIARLGPASYVLAQRRDPRIEPFASFTLSAGTYTPAGNYYQALLLTRADGPEQIDSLRGKRVALSDPASTSGSLVPSVEFAATVALALPRYFGALVYAGNHDNALEALLDGRVDAAFVASERADAYLAGHAIKPERLQVLWRSQPIHYDPYVFSASLCPATKARIRNAMLDDPQALAGFVASQEASGLVPVSHADYAALQRMMDAAGQ; this is encoded by the coding sequence ATGCGTGTAGCCAAGGCGCTGGCCGCGCTGAGCCTGGCCCTGAGCCTTATCGGTCACGCCCAGGCCGACTGCAGCCCTCGTGCGTTGCGCCTGGCGGTGATCCCGATCAAGAGCGCGCAAGACATGCAGCGTGAACACCAGCCACTGATCGACCGTTTGAGCCAGGCAACCGGTGTGCCGGTGGAGCTGGTGATCGCCTCTTCCTATGAAAGCGTGGTCGATGCGATCGTCTCCGGCGGTGCCGATATTGCCCGGCTCGGCCCGGCCTCCTACGTCCTGGCCCAGCGTCGCGACCCGCGCATCGAGCCCTTCGCCAGCTTCACCCTCAGCGCCGGCACCTATACCCCGGCGGGCAACTACTACCAGGCACTGCTGCTGACCCGCGCCGATGGGCCTGAACAAATCGACAGCCTGCGCGGTAAGCGGGTCGCGCTGAGCGACCCGGCCAGCACGTCAGGCAGCCTGGTGCCCAGCGTCGAGTTCGCCGCCACAGTGGCCCTGGCGCTACCACGTTACTTTGGCGCGCTGGTGTATGCCGGCAACCATGACAACGCTCTGGAGGCGCTATTGGACGGTCGCGTCGATGCCGCATTCGTCGCCAGCGAACGTGCCGATGCGTATCTGGCCGGTCATGCAATCAAGCCTGAACGGCTGCAGGTACTGTGGCGTTCGCAGCCGATTCACTACGACCCGTATGTATTCAGTGCCAGCCTGTGCCCAGCGACCAAGGCACGGATTCGCAATGCCATGTTGGACGACCCACAGGCACTGGCGGGGTTCGTTGCCTCCCAGGAAGCCAGCGGTTTGGTGCCGGTGAGCCATGCCGATTACGCCGCGTTGCAGCGGATGATGGACGCCGCCGGACAGTGA
- a CDS encoding DUF4142 domain-containing protein: protein MNNLFLKRVGLSVALGMASLHAMAASSDDFVDAATEAGIAEVVTGNLAMQKSQNADIKAFAQQMVTDHTKANQQLGDVARKHDISVPDEAALTDKVKKVILEWRDESFDKSYINNQVDAHEKAVELFQKEASSSDKPDLKAFASDTLPTLQKHLEHAKQLQAKHGK from the coding sequence ATGAACAACCTGTTCCTCAAGCGGGTCGGCTTGTCCGTCGCATTGGGCATGGCTTCGTTGCATGCCATGGCCGCAAGTTCAGATGACTTTGTCGATGCTGCCACCGAAGCCGGTATTGCCGAAGTGGTGACCGGCAACCTGGCCATGCAGAAGAGCCAGAATGCCGACATCAAGGCCTTCGCTCAACAAATGGTCACCGACCATACCAAGGCCAATCAGCAACTTGGCGATGTCGCCCGCAAACACGATATCAGCGTGCCGGATGAGGCCGCGCTGACCGACAAGGTGAAGAAGGTGATCCTGGAGTGGCGTGACGAGTCGTTCGACAAGTCGTACATCAACAACCAGGTCGATGCCCACGAAAAAGCCGTGGAGTTGTTCCAGAAAGAGGCCAGCTCTTCTGACAAGCCTGACCTGAAAGCCTTCGCCAGCGACACGCTGCCGACCCTGCAAAAACACCTGGAGCATGCCAAGCAGCTCCAAGCCAAACACGGCAAATGA
- a CDS encoding SMP-30/gluconolactonase/LRE family protein has translation MWGVTQPPEDLKPEWVTPGVLYLASDLCRDTGYILRASNGQFTATRFCENSGVNYPRDLARVEAGSLNEVAERWSRIKECHYVPTKVARTRADLGESPVWDERNGQLYFVDISGGRINRLRPGGEVEEVYASAARIGALALTDKGNLIFTEDASAALLDVAQGKVRQYSAPVHHRSSYRFNDGACDPQGYFVTGLMDEGPSGKTGALYRFDRELHAEVIQRDLSLPNGLAWSEDGQTLFFVCSVARRIYRAQYLPDGTMGEATLFAETPAELGRPDGIALDREGGLWVCQFNGSCLLRYDREGHLSDQVLMPVPRPTSCCFGGEGLDTLYITTARFGMAPAQLVDYPDAGDLYMIRPEVPGVARHLFKE, from the coding sequence ATGTGGGGCGTAACCCAGCCGCCAGAAGACCTCAAGCCCGAGTGGGTCACCCCTGGCGTGCTGTACCTGGCCAGCGACTTGTGCCGCGACACCGGGTATATCCTGCGCGCCAGCAATGGCCAGTTCACCGCCACGCGCTTTTGCGAGAACAGCGGCGTCAATTATCCCCGCGACCTGGCCCGGGTCGAAGCGGGCAGCCTGAACGAGGTGGCCGAGCGCTGGAGCCGCATCAAGGAGTGTCACTACGTGCCGACCAAGGTCGCCCGAACCCGTGCCGATCTGGGTGAGAGTCCGGTTTGGGATGAACGAAACGGGCAGCTGTACTTCGTCGATATCTCTGGTGGCCGGATCAATCGGCTGCGCCCGGGTGGCGAGGTAGAGGAAGTGTATGCGTCGGCTGCACGTATCGGCGCCCTGGCCCTGACAGACAAGGGCAACCTGATCTTTACCGAAGATGCCAGTGCAGCACTGCTCGATGTGGCGCAAGGCAAGGTGCGCCAGTATTCGGCGCCGGTGCATCATCGCTCAAGCTACCGTTTCAACGACGGCGCCTGTGATCCGCAGGGGTATTTCGTCACCGGCCTGATGGATGAAGGCCCCAGCGGCAAGACCGGCGCGCTGTATCGTTTTGACCGTGAGTTGCATGCCGAGGTGATTCAGCGCGACCTGTCTCTGCCCAACGGCCTGGCCTGGAGCGAGGACGGCCAGACCCTGTTCTTCGTCTGTTCGGTTGCCCGCAGGATCTACCGCGCTCAATACCTGCCCGACGGCACGATGGGCGAGGCCACCCTGTTTGCTGAAACCCCGGCCGAGCTGGGGCGCCCGGACGGCATCGCCCTGGACCGCGAGGGTGGTCTGTGGGTGTGCCAGTTCAATGGCAGTTGCCTGTTGCGCTACGATCGCGAGGGCCACCTGAGCGATCAGGTGCTGATGCCGGTACCGCGCCCGACCAGCTGCTGCTTTGGCGGCGAGGGGCTCGATACCCTGTACATCACCACCGCGCGCTTTGGCATGGCGCCGGCGCAGCTGGTCGACTATCCGGATGCCGGCGATCTGTACATGATTCGCCCCGAGGTGCCGGGGGTGGCGCGTCACCTGTTCAAGGAATGA
- a CDS encoding alpha/beta fold hydrolase gives MGYVTTKDGVEIFYKDWGPRDAQVIHFHHGWPLSADDWDAQLLFFLGQGFRVVAHDRRGHGRSSQVWDGHDMDHYADDVAAVVEHLGTQGAVHVGHSTGGGEVVRYITRHPRDPVAKAVLIAAVPPLMVKTEANPGGLPKSVFDDFQVQTATNRAQFFHDVPAGPFYGYNRPGAEPAEGVILNWWRQGMMGSAKAHHDGIVAFSQTDFTEDLKRITIPVLVMHGDDDQIVPYENSGPRSAELLSNGILKTYQGYPHGMPTTHADVINADLLAFVRG, from the coding sequence ATGGGATACGTCACAACTAAAGATGGGGTCGAGATTTTCTACAAAGACTGGGGGCCACGCGACGCCCAGGTGATCCACTTTCACCATGGCTGGCCGCTGAGCGCCGATGACTGGGATGCGCAATTGCTGTTCTTCCTTGGCCAAGGCTTTCGCGTGGTCGCCCATGACCGGCGCGGACACGGGCGCTCCAGCCAGGTCTGGGATGGACACGACATGGACCACTACGCCGATGACGTCGCCGCTGTGGTCGAGCACCTGGGGACGCAGGGCGCGGTGCATGTCGGCCACTCCACCGGCGGCGGCGAGGTGGTGCGCTATATCACCCGTCATCCCAGGGATCCGGTTGCCAAAGCCGTGCTGATTGCAGCGGTGCCCCCGCTGATGGTCAAGACCGAGGCTAATCCGGGTGGGCTGCCCAAGTCGGTATTCGACGACTTCCAGGTGCAAACCGCGACCAACCGCGCGCAGTTTTTCCACGATGTGCCCGCCGGCCCGTTCTACGGCTACAACCGACCTGGGGCCGAGCCTGCCGAAGGGGTCATCCTCAATTGGTGGCGCCAGGGCATGATGGGCTCGGCCAAGGCTCACCATGACGGCATCGTTGCCTTCTCGCAGACCGACTTCACCGAGGATCTCAAGCGCATCACCATCCCGGTGCTGGTCATGCATGGCGATGACGACCAGATCGTGCCCTACGAAAACTCCGGCCCGCGCTCGGCAGAACTGCTCAGCAACGGCATCTTGAAGACCTACCAGGGCTACCCGCATGGCATGCCGACCACCCATGCCGATGTGATCAACGCCGATCTGTTGGCGTTCGTGCGCGGTTGA
- a CDS encoding sensor domain-containing diguanylate cyclase: MRAARKHDDDGLFAVTGEGRAVALFRLVLVFMAVVMLAFVSTETWRIWRDYRHAFVNAEDSVTNLARASAQHAEDAIRQVDAITAALAERLEGDGFEHLDRPRLHALLRQQATIMPQLHGLFVYGPDGSWIVTDQDAIPANANNADRDYFSYHRSHTDRHVRIGSVVKSRSTGDLIIPISRRLNYPDGSFAGVLLGTIKVDWFVRYYGDFKIDERGALVLAKRDGTILVRRPFVEQVVGRSLANSEVFRNHLPYANEGIAQAVAVVDGTPRLYAYRALSRYPLVVEAGLSRESIIAPWRHDMIKSIGVLLVLLLGLAVFGWVVLRQLRERIAIERALHQAHQTLKDLALTDSLTGLGNRRRLDAVFEAEVGRARRQGYPLALVMMDLDYFKAYNDRYGHPAGDQCLRRLGELLRHMLKRPADLAVRYGGEEFTLLLPDTDAQGAVLIVQETLHMLRRLGIEHAGSPLGQVSASAGIAVAYPALETITAEGLMAVADSALYEAKRQGRDRYCLAGAPATSA, translated from the coding sequence ATGCGTGCTGCCAGGAAACACGACGATGACGGGCTGTTCGCGGTAACCGGCGAGGGCCGCGCCGTGGCCTTGTTTCGTCTGGTATTGGTGTTCATGGCGGTGGTGATGCTGGCATTCGTGTCGACCGAAACCTGGCGCATCTGGCGGGATTATCGGCATGCGTTCGTCAATGCCGAAGACTCGGTCACCAACCTGGCCCGTGCCTCTGCGCAACACGCCGAAGATGCTATCCGCCAGGTCGATGCGATTACCGCAGCATTGGCCGAGCGCTTGGAAGGAGACGGCTTCGAGCACCTCGACCGACCGCGCCTGCACGCCTTGCTGCGTCAGCAGGCCACCATCATGCCGCAGTTGCACGGGTTGTTCGTGTATGGCCCCGACGGCAGCTGGATCGTCACTGACCAGGACGCCATCCCGGCCAATGCCAACAACGCCGATCGCGACTATTTCAGCTATCACCGCAGCCACACCGATCGCCACGTCCGCATCGGCTCGGTCGTCAAAAGCCGCTCGACCGGCGATTTGATCATTCCGATTTCCAGGCGCTTGAACTATCCCGACGGCAGTTTTGCCGGGGTGCTGCTGGGCACCATCAAAGTCGACTGGTTCGTGCGCTATTACGGCGATTTCAAGATCGACGAGCGCGGCGCCCTGGTCTTGGCCAAGCGCGATGGGACCATTCTGGTACGCCGGCCCTTTGTCGAGCAGGTGGTCGGCCGCAGCCTGGCCAACAGCGAGGTGTTTCGCAACCACCTGCCGTATGCCAACGAAGGCATCGCGCAAGCGGTGGCAGTGGTCGACGGCACGCCGCGGCTGTATGCCTACCGGGCGCTGAGCCGGTATCCGCTGGTGGTAGAAGCGGGGCTGTCGCGCGAGTCGATCATCGCGCCGTGGCGGCATGACATGATCAAGTCGATTGGCGTACTGCTGGTCTTGCTCCTGGGCTTGGCGGTATTCGGCTGGGTGGTGCTGCGCCAGCTACGCGAGCGGATTGCCATCGAACGCGCTCTGCACCAGGCGCACCAGACCCTCAAGGACCTGGCCCTGACCGACAGCCTGACCGGCCTGGGCAACCGCCGGCGACTCGATGCGGTGTTCGAAGCTGAAGTCGGCCGGGCACGTCGGCAAGGCTATCCGCTGGCCTTGGTGATGATGGATCTGGATTACTTCAAGGCCTACAACGACCGCTACGGCCACCCGGCAGGCGACCAATGCCTGCGCCGGCTTGGCGAATTACTACGGCACATGTTGAAGCGCCCTGCGGACCTGGCGGTGCGCTATGGCGGTGAAGAGTTCACCCTGTTGTTGCCCGATACCGACGCGCAAGGTGCCGTGTTGATCGTCCAAGAAACGCTGCATATGCTGCGCCGCTTGGGTATTGAGCACGCCGGCAGCCCGTTGGGACAGGTGTCGGCCAGTGCTGGGATTGCGGTGGCTTATCCGGCCCTTGAGACGATTACCGCAGAGGGCTTGATGGCGGTGGCCGATAGCGCGCTGTATGAAGCCAAACGCCAGGGTAGGGACCGTTATTGCCTGGCTGGTGCGCCGGCCACGAGTGCCTAG
- a CDS encoding MFS transporter encodes MTDSKITTARVPQGGIGDKVRDAFAVGKTRWGMLALVFFATTLNYIDRAALGIMQPMLAKDMSWTAMDYANINFWFQVGYAIGFLLQGRLIDKVGVKRAFFAAVLLWSLATGAHGLATSAAGFMVCRFILGLTEAANYPACVKTTRLWFPAGERAIATGLFNAGTNVGAMVTPALLPLILAAWGWQAAFIAMACLGLVWLVFWGLKYFDPEQHPRVRQSELDYIQQDVEPEARRVPFKRILRMRGTWAFAVAYSITAPVFWFYLYWLPPFLNQQYDLGISVTQMGIPLILIWLTADFGSIGGGILSSWLIGRGVRAIRARLISLLIFACSMLSVTFAAHASGLWIAVLAIAVAVGAHQAWTANIWSLLMDYTPKHLISSVFGFASMCAAIGGMFMTQIVGSVLTATHNNYAVLFTLIPAMYFLALIWLYFMAPRSIETL; translated from the coding sequence ATGACCGATTCCAAGATCACCACCGCCCGCGTCCCGCAGGGAGGCATCGGCGACAAAGTTCGCGATGCCTTCGCCGTCGGCAAGACCCGCTGGGGCATGCTCGCCCTGGTGTTCTTCGCCACCACCTTGAACTACATCGATCGCGCTGCCCTCGGGATCATGCAACCGATGCTGGCCAAGGACATGAGCTGGACGGCGATGGACTACGCCAACATCAACTTCTGGTTCCAGGTCGGCTATGCGATCGGCTTTTTGTTGCAAGGCCGGCTGATCGACAAAGTAGGCGTCAAGCGTGCGTTCTTCGCCGCCGTGCTGCTCTGGAGCCTTGCCACAGGCGCCCACGGCTTGGCGACCTCGGCGGCGGGGTTCATGGTTTGCCGGTTCATCCTTGGCCTGACTGAAGCGGCCAATTACCCCGCTTGCGTCAAGACCACGCGGCTGTGGTTCCCCGCTGGCGAACGGGCGATTGCCACCGGCCTGTTCAACGCCGGCACCAATGTCGGCGCCATGGTCACCCCGGCGCTGCTGCCGCTGATCCTCGCCGCCTGGGGCTGGCAAGCCGCGTTCATCGCCATGGCTTGCCTGGGCCTGGTCTGGCTGGTGTTCTGGGGGCTGAAATACTTCGACCCTGAGCAGCACCCGCGGGTGCGCCAGAGCGAACTGGACTACATCCAACAGGACGTCGAGCCTGAGGCGCGCCGGGTACCCTTCAAGCGCATCCTGCGCATGCGCGGGACCTGGGCCTTCGCCGTGGCGTACTCGATCACCGCCCCGGTGTTCTGGTTCTACCTGTACTGGCTGCCGCCGTTTCTCAATCAGCAGTACGACTTGGGCATCAGCGTTACCCAGATGGGCATCCCGCTGATTCTGATCTGGCTGACCGCTGATTTCGGCAGCATCGGCGGCGGCATCCTGTCTTCCTGGTTGATCGGTCGCGGCGTACGGGCCATCCGCGCGCGGCTGATCTCGCTGCTGATTTTCGCCTGCAGCATGCTCAGCGTGACTTTTGCCGCGCACGCCAGTGGCCTGTGGATTGCGGTACTGGCCATCGCGGTGGCGGTTGGCGCGCACCAGGCCTGGACGGCGAATATCTGGAGTCTGCTTATGGACTACACGCCCAAGCACCTGATCAGCTCGGTGTTCGGCTTCGCCAGCATGTGCGCGGCCATTGGTGGGATGTTCATGACCCAGATCGTGGGCAGCGTGCTGACTGCTACCCATAACAACTATGCGGTGTTGTTCACCCTGATTCCGGCCATGTACTTCCTGGCGCTGATCTGGCTGTACTTCATGGCGCCGCGCAGTATCGAAACGCTGTAA
- a CDS encoding DNA-binding protein — MARGGINKAVVQQARQALIARGEHPSIDAVRIELGNTGSKTTIHRYLKELEAQQPAAPLAMAGLNEQLARLVDQLAAQLHEQAEAHVRQAEAVFVEQREQLHAQLQLAQQALAAAHQQQQIQAAALQAESEKLASTLSTLQAEQLRSASLNQSLGELQLRLTDKDEQVRSLEDKHRHARDALEHYRAASREQREQEQRRHEAQVQQLQVEQRQLQQGLIVRQEELTRLHRDNERLLGETRQLTAQHTLMNEQLEQRDAQVQGLRSILAQAQGSSDEMRRQLEAQAQQLEQKRELCSEQKQQLDYLQAELGSRSAALSECRAVLAAQEHANGLGEGG, encoded by the coding sequence ATGGCGCGCGGCGGTATCAACAAAGCAGTAGTGCAGCAGGCGCGCCAGGCCTTGATAGCCCGTGGCGAACATCCCAGCATCGATGCGGTACGTATCGAGCTGGGCAACACTGGATCGAAAACCACCATTCACCGCTACCTCAAAGAACTGGAGGCCCAGCAACCCGCGGCGCCGTTGGCGATGGCAGGGCTGAACGAGCAATTGGCACGGCTGGTGGATCAGCTGGCGGCGCAATTGCATGAGCAAGCAGAGGCGCACGTTCGCCAGGCCGAGGCGGTATTCGTCGAGCAGCGTGAGCAGCTTCACGCGCAGCTGCAGCTGGCGCAGCAGGCGCTGGCTGCGGCGCACCAACAACAGCAGATCCAGGCCGCCGCCTTGCAGGCCGAATCAGAAAAACTCGCCTCGACCTTGAGTACTCTGCAAGCCGAGCAATTGCGCAGTGCCAGCCTCAACCAGTCGCTGGGCGAGTTGCAGCTGCGCCTGACCGACAAGGATGAACAGGTCCGATCGCTGGAAGACAAACACCGCCACGCTCGCGATGCGCTCGAGCACTACCGCGCCGCCAGCCGCGAGCAGCGCGAGCAAGAACAGCGCCGGCATGAGGCGCAGGTTCAACAGCTGCAGGTCGAACAGCGGCAATTGCAGCAGGGCCTGATCGTGCGCCAGGAAGAATTGACCCGCCTGCACCGCGACAATGAGCGCTTGCTAGGTGAGACCCGTCAGTTGACCGCGCAGCACACCCTGATGAACGAGCAACTTGAGCAACGCGATGCACAAGTGCAGGGGCTGCGCTCGATCCTGGCCCAGGCGCAGGGCAGCAGTGATGAGATGCGCCGTCAGCTCGAGGCACAAGCCCAGCAGTTGGAGCAAAAGCGCGAGTTGTGCAGCGAACAGAAGCAGCAGTTGGATTATTTGCAGGCTGAGCTCGGCAGTCGGTCTGCCGCGTTGAGCGAGTGCCGCGCGGTTTTGGCTGCCCAGGAGCACGCCAATGGGCTTGGCGAAGGCGGATAA